Proteins found in one Amphiprion ocellaris isolate individual 3 ecotype Okinawa chromosome 22, ASM2253959v1, whole genome shotgun sequence genomic segment:
- the nsmaf gene encoding protein FAN — protein sequence MAFLKTPERTKERFSLLLLDLEEYYFEQHTAYHVMSSSKKERKIRGSFKVCSRSIIFDPEDLDEPILKILLRDCKKIEFVEKENNPFNEPRPSAISVSSGQIIYIKESNVIAPYRNDRGAKKITFELEVWNKTEDVVQTLLQLHRASCLDKLGDQTAMIAANLQSRLARSSFDKNCFQSVAEKPHMECPVEMVLPLVSNPGHVCITDENLYFQPLNGYPEHVIQIKLHRVRRIYKRRHGLRPLGLEVFCTENDFCSDIYLKFYNTADRDEIYYYIATFLENHVTEHTAESYMLQWQRGHLSNYQYLLHLNNLADRSCNDLSQYPVFPWVIADYSSSQLDMTNAATFRDLSKPVGALNKERLDRLLARYRGMPEPRFLYGSHYSSPGYVLFYLVRVAPEHMLCLQNGRYDHADRMFNSIGETWKNCLEGATDFKELIPEFYGQDSSFLENRQSLDLGRKQNGSLVGDVVLPPWASDASDFLQKHKTALESQYVSEHLHEWIDLVFGFKQRGSEAVAAQNVFHPLTYEGGIDCDSIEDTDQRIAMLTQILEFGQTPKQLFTSPHPQRITPRFQNITRSPSINSPVSDMSPASPSEDSSFEDLTEESRKLAWTNMGSLKVVSSHKIHKEAVTGIAVTRDGAAIFSTSQDSTLKMFSKELKDFQRSMSFSNMALSSCLMLADGKTVVCSSWDNNVYFYSVPYGRRQDTLMGHDDAVSDMCWFDDRLYTASWDSTIKVWQCASDSSSSHKRSQFELLAELEHDAGVNTVALNPAGTLLVSGCKDGTVTIWDNSSYGTLQQVHCHNGTIHHVSFSPDSRHVLSVGVDSCMKVTDVQTGMVISSVKAEEEQRCFCWDGNSVLCGGQSGDLLLWDLLSNTVTQRIPAHSGAVTAMWMSELCTTVITGGEDRQIIFWKLQS from the exons gttttcTCTCTTGCTGCTGGATTTGGAAGAATATTATTTTGAACAGCACACTGCGTACCATGTGATGAGCAGTTCAAAAAAGGAGAG AAAAATCAGAGGCTCATTCAAGGTTTGCTCCAGATCGATCATATTTGATCCAGAGGATCTTGACGAGccaattttaaag ATTCTTCTACGAGACTGCAAGAAGATTGAGTTTGTGGAGAAGGAGAACAACCCTTTCAACGA GCCTCGGCCATCAGCCATATCTGTTTCAAGTGGACAG ATCATTTACATCAAAGAAAGCAACGTCATAGCACCTTACAGAAACGACAGG GGAGCAAAGAAAATAACCTTTGAGCTGGAAGTGTGGAATAAAACTGAAGATGTTGTCCAGACATTACTACAG CTCCACAGGGCGTCCTGTCTGGATAAACTCGGAGACCAGACTGCAATG ATTGCTGCTAATCTGCAGTCACGTCTGGCGAGGTCATCATTTGACAAAAACTG CTTTCAGAGTGTTGCTGAGAAGCCTCACATGGAGTGTCCAGTGGAGATGGTGTTGCCTCTGGTGTCCAATCCAGGCCACGTCTGCATAACAGATGAAAACCTCTACTTCCAGCCTCTCAATGGCTATCCG GAACATGTGATTCAAATCAAGCTGCACAGAGTCAGGAGAATCTACAAAAGACGACATGGTCTGCGACCCCTG GGTCTGGAGGTTTTCTGCACTGAGAATGATTTCTGCTCAGACATCTACCTGAAGTTTTACAACACAGCTGACAGAGATGAGATCTATTACTACATCGCCACTTTCTTGg AGAACCATGTGACGGAGCACACAGCAGAGAGTTACATGTTGCAGTGGCAGCGCGGTCATCTCAGTAACTACCAGTATCTCCTGCACCTCAACAACCTGGCCGACCGCAGCTGCAACGACCTCTCCCAGTACCCCGTCTTCCCCTGGGTCATCGCTGACTACAGCAGCTCTCAGTTAG ATATGACAAATGCTGCCACGTTCAGAGACCTGAGCAAACCTGTGGGTGCCCTCAATAAAGAACGGCTGGACAGACTGCTG GCTCGCTACAGGGGCATGCCTGAACCTCGCTTCTTGTATGGAAGTCACTACTCATCTCCAGGCTACGTCCTTTTTTACCTGGTCAGAGTTG CTCCAGAGCACATGCTGTGTCTCCAGAACGGCCGCTATGACCATGCAGATCGCATGTTTAACAG CATAGGTGAAACGTGGAAAAACTGCTTAGAAGGAGCAACTGACTTCAAAGAg TTAATTCCAGAGTTTTACGGGCAAGACTCCAGCTTCCTGGAAAACAGACAGAGTCTTGATTTGGGCCGGAAGCAGAATGGAAGCTTAGTTGGTGATGTCGTTCTCCCACCGTGGGCCTCAG ATGCCAGTGATTTTCTTCAGAAGCATAAGACAGCACTGGAGAGTCAGTATGTATCAGAGCACCTTCATGAGTGGATAGACCTGGTGTTTGGCTTTAAACAGAGAGGAAGTGAAGCTGTGGCAGCTCAGAACG TCTTTCACCCGCTAACCTATGAAGGTGGCATCGACTGTGACAG CATTGAAGACACTGATCAGAGGATCGCCATGCTGACGCAGATCCTGGAGTTCGGCCAGACACCCAAACAGCTGTTCACCAGCCCCCACCCTCAGAGGATCACACCGAGGTTTCAGAACATCACTCGAAGCCCCAGCATCAACTCACCCGTCAGCGACATGTCTCCAG ccTCTCCGAGTGAGGATTCATCCTTTGAAGATCTAACTGAGGAGAGCAGGAAGTTGGCTTGGACAAACATGGGAAGTTTGAAAGTCGTTTCCAGCCACAAGATCCATAAAGA AGCTGTTACGGGAATCGCTGTGACTCGAGACGGAGCCGCTATTTTCTCCACATCCCAAG ACTCAACccttaaaatgttttccaaagaGCTAAAGGACTTCCAGAGAAGCATGTCCTTCTCTAACATG GCATTATCATCATGTTTGATGCTGGCAGATGGTAAAACGGTGGTGTGTTCTTCGTGGGACAACAATGT TTATTTCTACTCCGTCCCGTACGGCAGGCGGCAGGACACGCTGATGGGTCACGACGACGCCGTCAGTGATATGTGTTGGTTTGATGACCGACTCTACACGGCATCCTGGGATTCCACTATCAag gTCTGGCAGTGTGCTTCTGACAGCTCATCCAGTCACAAGAGATCCCAGTTTGAGTTGCTGGCTGAACTGGAACATGATGCAGGG GTGAACACTGTTGCCCTGAACCCGGCGGGGACTCTGCTGGTGTCTGGCTGTAAAGACGGGACGGTCACTATCTGGGACAACAGCAGCTATGGGACTTTGCAGCAGGTCCACTGCCACAATGGAACCATCCACCACGTGTCCTTCAGTCCTG ATAGCCGACACGTTCTCAGTGTTGGTGTGGACTCCTGTATGAAGGTTACTGACGTCCAGACGGGGATGGTGATCTCGTCTGTGAAAgctgaggaggagcagag ATGTTTCTGCTGGGATGGGAACTCTGTGCTGTGTGGAGGTCAGTCTGGTGATCTCCTTCTGTGGGACCTGCTCAGCAACACGGTCACCCAGAGGATCCCTGCACACTCAG GTGCTGTCACAGCCATGTGGATGAGTGAGCTGTGCACCACGGTGATCACAggtggagaggacagacagataATCTTCTGGAAGCTCCAGAGTTAG